A part of Kryptolebias marmoratus isolate JLee-2015 linkage group LG8, ASM164957v2, whole genome shotgun sequence genomic DNA contains:
- the ajap1 gene encoding adherens junction-associated protein 1, protein MWIKRSVARSSPALRPGSCMGHWVWILLAVTHLTLDFSLCSPLSQGLGIKLTPKSVPRSRPRLQPLWDMPNKLHWRTVSPLARRLLNPVPPPQDNRAGIWPKVKIQKHRKLKGQTACKECRLRYSQTETGDALAGIAEDSVALSSGRVLIRARRQLKWDSYDKSQEGRTTTVAGFIDWGPTGNDSIYEDGKVELNVTLSTRASSTTVATTTSTTPRLPQRTFTVVSTTSSKSTTPSKTETAKPPKPYGDTPGLAVHQIITITVSLIMVIAALITTLVLKNCCAQSGNGRHNSHQRKIHQQEESCQNLTDFTPARVPSKVDIFTAYNDSLQCSHECVRTAVPIYTDEMIQQTPVYKTSYNGNRPSPTERQLIPVAFVSEKWFEISC, encoded by the exons tTCGCCTGCTTTGAGGCCAGGCAGCTGTATGGGGCATTGGGTGTGGATCCTGTTGGCCGTGACTCACCTCACCCTGGACTTCTCTTTGTGCAGCCCTCTCAGTCAAGGTCTGGGGATCAAACTCACACCTAAATCGGTGCCTCGGTCCCGACCTCGCTTGCAGCCTCTCTGGGATATGCCCAACAAGCTTCACTGGAGAACAGTGAGCCCGTTAGCGCGCCGGCTTCTCAACCCTGTTCCACCACCCCAAGACAACAGGGCAGGGATTTGGCCAAAAGTTAAAATTCAAAAGCATCGAAAGCTTAAAGGACAAACAGCTTGTAAGGAGTGCCGATTGAGATATTCTCAAACAGAGACAGGTGATGCTTTGGCTGGAATAGCAGAAGATTCAGTGGCTTTATCAAGTGGGAGAGTGTTAATTAGAGCCAGGAGGCAGCTCAAATGGGACAGCTATGACAAGTCTCAGGAGGGCCGGACTACTACAGTGGCTGGATTTATTGACTGGGGCCCCACGGGGAATGACAGTATATATGAAGATGGTAAAGTGGAACTCAATGTAACACTGTCCACCAGGGCCTCATCTACCACAGTGGCGACAACCACTAGCACTACACCAAGGCTTCCCCAAAGGACGTTCACTGTAGTGAGCACAACATCGTCCAAGAGCACCACTCCAAGTAAAACAGAGACTGCCAAACCACCAAAGCCATACGGGGACACACCAG gtttggcAGTTCACCAGATTATCACAATCACTGTGTCTCTCATCATGGTTATTGCAGCCTTGATCACAACACTCGTCCTTAAAAACTG CTGTGCACAGTCTGGAAATGGCCGCCACAATAGCCATCAGAGAAAGATCCACCAGCAAGAGGAAAGCTGCCAAAACCTGACGGACTTCACCCCGGCTCGAGTGCCAAGCAAGGTGGACATATTCACTGCCTACAATGACAGCCTGCAGTGCTCACATGAGTGCGTTCGGACTGCTGTCCCCATCTACACAGATGAGATGATCCAGCAGACACCTGTCTACAAGACCTCTTACAACGGAAACAG gcCTTCTCCCACTGAAAGACAACTGATACCTGTGGCCTTTGTGTCGGAGAAATGGTTTGAGATTTCTTGTTGA